Proteins from a single region of Haloarcula laminariae:
- a CDS encoding PAS domain-containing sensor histidine kinase, translating to MVESASLGVLLDHVQDKIVLLDERGKMTYANDAVEQTLGYEPDDIVGENTFDYIHPDDVAEARDTFERTIAADEFTENTVEYRFRASDGSWVWLESRVSNLTDAALDGYVVSSRDITDRVAAEREQAETATRLQELSAVAGDVLWMFSGDWSELLFVNPAYEDMYGKPVEQLREDPASFIETVHPDDRPRVKEAMERLSEGIPAEMEYRVNPEYGYEVSVWVQAEPIVEEGSVVRITGFSRDVTDRKRRQRQLCVMDKLLRHNLRNDLTTILGQAELIEEQAPETSERVAVIRRTGEELMDSAEKQRDIIDILTTDVRFERRDVRAVVERGVEVVADRFDSAHIDVNGLSSVHASVLPQLHLAVTELVENAVRHSDRSAPQIDVTVRAEDRHVVIEIRDDAPPIPANEAQVLTGEYEMSDIYHSTGLGLWLAYWVLNLMDGRITVDREPAGNRIRLRFADQPRSTPVESAGSGG from the coding sequence ATGGTCGAATCGGCGTCGCTGGGCGTCCTGCTGGACCACGTCCAGGACAAAATCGTCCTGCTCGACGAGCGGGGCAAAATGACCTACGCCAACGATGCCGTCGAACAGACGCTCGGGTACGAGCCCGACGACATCGTCGGGGAGAACACCTTCGACTACATCCATCCGGACGACGTCGCCGAGGCCAGGGACACGTTCGAGCGAACGATTGCCGCCGACGAATTCACCGAGAACACGGTGGAGTATCGGTTCCGCGCCAGCGACGGCTCGTGGGTGTGGCTGGAGAGCCGAGTGTCGAATCTCACCGACGCGGCCCTCGACGGCTACGTGGTCAGCTCGCGGGACATCACCGACCGGGTCGCGGCCGAACGCGAACAGGCCGAGACGGCGACCCGGCTACAGGAGCTGTCGGCCGTCGCCGGCGACGTCCTCTGGATGTTCTCCGGCGACTGGTCCGAGCTCCTGTTCGTGAACCCCGCCTACGAGGACATGTACGGGAAACCGGTCGAGCAACTCCGCGAGGACCCGGCGTCGTTCATCGAGACCGTCCACCCCGACGACAGACCCCGGGTCAAGGAAGCCATGGAGCGTCTCTCCGAGGGAATCCCCGCCGAGATGGAGTACCGGGTCAACCCCGAATACGGCTACGAAGTGTCGGTGTGGGTGCAGGCCGAACCCATCGTCGAGGAGGGGTCCGTCGTCCGTATCACGGGGTTCAGCAGGGACGTCACCGACCGCAAGCGGCGACAGCGCCAGCTCTGTGTGATGGACAAGCTCCTGCGCCACAACCTCCGCAACGACCTGACGACCATCCTCGGACAGGCCGAACTCATCGAGGAGCAGGCGCCGGAGACGAGCGAGCGCGTGGCCGTGATTCGGCGGACGGGCGAGGAGCTGATGGACAGCGCGGAGAAACAGCGCGACATCATCGACATCCTGACGACGGACGTCCGCTTCGAGCGCCGGGACGTCAGAGCGGTCGTCGAGCGGGGCGTCGAGGTCGTCGCGGACCGGTTCGACTCGGCGCATATCGACGTCAACGGGCTCTCGTCGGTCCACGCGTCCGTGTTACCCCAGCTCCACCTGGCCGTTACGGAGCTCGTCGAGAACGCCGTCCGCCACAGCGACCGGTCGGCGCCACAGATAGACGTGACCGTCCGCGCCGAAGACAGACACGTCGTAATCGAGATACGGGACGACGCGCCGCCGATACCGGCGAACGAGGCGCAGGTGTTGACGGGCGAGTACGAGATGAGCGACATCTACCACAGCACCGGGCTGGGGCTCTGGCTGGCCTACTGGGTCCTGAACCTGATGGACGGGCGGATAACCGTCGACCGCGAACCCGCCGGCAACCGGATACGGCTCCGGTTCGCGGACCAGCCCCGGTCGACGCCCGTCGAGTCGGCGGGGTCAGGCGGGTAG
- a CDS encoding tyrosine--tRNA ligase → MNTAERIDLVSRHTQEVVKEEELRDLFEDGDPTAYIGYAPTGEMHIGHFTTMRKLADFLRAGVEVTVLIADLHAHLDDNKSPFDLLDARSAYYETAIEGMIEAAGADPEDVEFVRGTDFQLDEEYTLEMYRMAAETTIARSQRAASEVVRESESPNLGGLIYPLMQTLDVKALDADIAYGGVDQRGIYMLSREVLPDHGGDSPVCVFAPLLSGLSGGKMSASDAASKVNLTDSPETVEEKIGQAYCPAGEVEDNGVLEYLDHLVFPILAVDDEPFVVERPEEYGGDLTYDSYDEVEDDFLSGELHPADLKPAAGAAISDVIDPVRERLTDEPELLAEAYPEAYGDE, encoded by the coding sequence ATGAACACCGCCGAACGAATCGACCTCGTGAGCAGACACACACAGGAGGTCGTCAAGGAAGAGGAGCTACGGGACTTGTTCGAGGACGGCGACCCGACAGCGTACATCGGCTACGCGCCGACCGGCGAGATGCACATCGGGCACTTCACGACGATGCGCAAGCTCGCGGACTTCCTGCGGGCGGGCGTCGAAGTGACCGTCCTCATCGCCGACCTCCACGCCCACCTGGACGACAACAAGAGCCCGTTCGACCTGCTCGACGCGCGTTCGGCCTACTACGAGACGGCCATCGAGGGGATGATAGAGGCGGCCGGCGCCGACCCCGAGGACGTCGAGTTCGTCCGCGGCACCGACTTCCAGCTGGACGAGGAGTACACCCTGGAGATGTACCGGATGGCCGCCGAAACGACCATCGCGCGCAGTCAGCGGGCCGCGAGCGAGGTCGTCCGCGAGTCCGAGAGCCCCAACCTCGGCGGGCTCATCTACCCGCTGATGCAGACCCTCGACGTGAAGGCCCTCGACGCCGACATCGCCTACGGCGGGGTCGACCAGCGGGGCATCTACATGCTCTCTCGGGAGGTCCTCCCCGACCACGGCGGCGACTCGCCGGTCTGTGTCTTCGCGCCGCTGCTGTCGGGCCTGTCGGGCGGGAAGATGAGCGCCTCCGACGCGGCCTCGAAGGTGAACCTGACCGACTCGCCCGAGACCGTCGAGGAGAAAATCGGACAGGCGTACTGTCCCGCGGGCGAGGTCGAGGACAACGGCGTCCTCGAATACCTCGACCACCTGGTCTTCCCGATACTGGCCGTCGACGACGAGCCCTTCGTCGTCGAGCGGCCCGAGGAGTACGGCGGCGACCTGACCTACGACAGCTACGACGAGGTCGAGGACGACTTCCTCTCGGGGGAGCTCCACCCCGCTGACCTCAAGCCCGCCGCGGGCGCGGCCATCTCCGACGTCATCGACCCGGTGCGCGAGCGACTGACCGACGAGCCCGAGCTGCTCGCCGAGGCCTACCCCGAGGCCTACGGCGACGAGTAG
- a CDS encoding D-2-hydroxyacid dehydrogenase, which produces MPDIVVRRHSVHGMAPAEYASALRERLPDREVTVARTPAAERDLVADATVVTGGAIDESLLERAEELRLFASTYAGYDHLPLSALAERGVALTTASGVHGPNIAEYVVGAWLSMARGFLRARRQQRDRVWQAFRASDFAGSRVCVVGIGAIGAAVLDRLDGFGVETVAVRHSPEKETTADEVYGYDDIHEAVADARYVALACPLTDETRGLVDGSLLRTMHPDAVLVNVARGPVVDTDALVGALRRNHVGGAVLDVTDPEPLPGEHPLWDFENVLLTPHNAGHTPEYYERLADIVAENVRRAEETGSWDGLRNQVDL; this is translated from the coding sequence ATGCCCGATATCGTCGTCCGCCGTCACAGCGTCCACGGAATGGCCCCCGCGGAGTACGCGTCGGCCCTGCGCGAGCGGCTCCCCGACCGCGAGGTCACGGTCGCGCGGACGCCGGCCGCCGAGCGCGACCTGGTGGCCGACGCGACGGTCGTCACGGGCGGTGCAATCGACGAGTCGCTGCTGGAGCGGGCCGAGGAGTTGCGGCTGTTCGCCAGCACCTACGCCGGCTACGACCACCTGCCCCTCTCCGCGCTGGCCGAGCGCGGCGTCGCGCTGACGACCGCCTCGGGCGTTCACGGCCCGAACATCGCGGAGTACGTCGTCGGCGCGTGGCTGTCGATGGCCCGGGGGTTCCTGCGGGCTCGGCGCCAGCAGCGCGACCGGGTCTGGCAGGCCTTCCGGGCCAGCGACTTCGCCGGCAGCCGCGTCTGTGTCGTCGGGATTGGCGCGATTGGGGCGGCCGTCCTCGACCGACTGGACGGCTTCGGCGTGGAGACAGTCGCCGTGCGCCACTCCCCGGAGAAGGAGACGACCGCGGACGAGGTGTACGGCTACGATGACATCCACGAGGCGGTCGCCGACGCGCGGTACGTCGCGCTGGCCTGCCCACTCACGGACGAGACCCGCGGGCTCGTCGACGGGTCGCTGCTCCGGACGATGCATCCCGACGCGGTCCTCGTGAACGTCGCCCGCGGCCCGGTCGTCGACACCGACGCGCTGGTCGGCGCTCTCCGCCGGAACCACGTCGGCGGCGCCGTCCTGGACGTGACCGACCCCGAACCGCTCCCGGGCGAGCACCCGCTGTGGGACTTCGAGAACGTCCTGCTCACGCCACACAACGCCGGCCACACCCCGGAGTACTACGAGCGACTGGCCGACATCGTCGCGGAGAACGTCCGCCGGGCCGAGGAGACGGGGTCGTGGGACGGGCTGCGGAATCAGGTCGACCTGTAG
- a CDS encoding sensor histidine kinase — translation MRPDLFGVGVIAASLVAGVGAVYLLQYLYGYRDKPGAAWFMGNIANVAVFCVTYGLSLLVFDPALRVAFETLSFISMCFMGPFFLAFGLDYTGRADLIRSPLFAVVMFVPLLTVGLTVTNATHGLVWSQFRLDPVFGLATVEYAIRPWGVFAILFCVGTAAVGSLLLVGAIISYGPLYRREVTAVILSTAPPTVGVLLWLFELGPAPQLHLTAPLMVVHVSLDLYAFVGTHMFDTNPATQRVAEQTGLDSLTEPVVVIDTQDEVVKLNDSAEELFGETAALPVPLERLTGVTLSTLKETGEVDIEGAHGGTFAVSYTPLSDPTGGRVGGMVVLYDLQEERRRKQQLSVLNRVLRHNLRNEMTVIQGFASSLEDSVGDPELQRQAGTIVRAGDRLLSIGEKVREFDRLQEQVLHARPVALDEVVAAVREEFLMQYPDATITTDIEVADPTVHAQPEVLELALSNLTENALKHASADGPRVGITIGSPPGDDSVVRLEVRDDNERIPDSETAVLREGDETPLQHGQGIGLWVVNWCLTAVNGDIEYRYDDGNAFTLVLPRE, via the coding sequence ATGAGACCCGACCTGTTCGGCGTCGGGGTTATCGCCGCCTCCTTAGTCGCCGGCGTCGGCGCGGTGTACCTGCTCCAGTATCTCTACGGCTACCGCGACAAGCCGGGCGCGGCGTGGTTCATGGGGAACATCGCCAACGTGGCGGTGTTCTGTGTCACCTACGGCCTCTCGCTGCTCGTCTTCGACCCCGCGCTCCGGGTCGCCTTCGAGACGCTGTCGTTCATCAGTATGTGTTTCATGGGGCCGTTCTTTCTGGCCTTCGGCCTCGATTACACCGGCCGCGCGGACCTCATCCGGAGCCCGCTGTTTGCGGTCGTGATGTTCGTGCCGCTCCTGACTGTCGGGCTGACCGTGACGAACGCCACACACGGGCTGGTGTGGAGCCAGTTCCGCCTCGACCCGGTCTTCGGCCTGGCCACGGTCGAGTACGCCATCCGGCCCTGGGGCGTGTTCGCCATCCTGTTCTGTGTCGGGACCGCCGCCGTCGGGTCGCTGTTGCTCGTCGGCGCGATCATCAGCTACGGGCCGCTGTATCGCCGGGAGGTGACCGCGGTCATCCTGAGCACGGCCCCGCCCACCGTCGGGGTGTTGCTGTGGCTGTTCGAACTGGGACCTGCGCCACAGTTGCATCTCACGGCGCCGCTGATGGTCGTCCACGTCTCGCTCGACCTCTACGCCTTCGTCGGGACACACATGTTCGATACGAACCCGGCCACACAGCGGGTCGCCGAGCAGACCGGGCTGGACTCGTTGACCGAGCCGGTCGTGGTCATCGACACGCAGGACGAGGTCGTCAAGCTGAACGACAGCGCCGAGGAGCTGTTCGGCGAGACGGCCGCCCTCCCGGTGCCGCTGGAGCGGCTGACCGGCGTCACGCTGTCGACGCTCAAAGAGACCGGCGAGGTGGACATCGAGGGGGCACACGGCGGAACGTTCGCCGTCTCCTACACCCCGCTCTCGGACCCGACTGGCGGCCGGGTCGGCGGGATGGTCGTCCTGTACGACCTCCAGGAGGAGCGGCGTCGCAAGCAGCAGCTGTCGGTGCTCAACCGCGTGCTCAGACACAACCTCCGCAACGAGATGACGGTCATCCAGGGGTTCGCCTCGTCCCTGGAAGATAGCGTCGGGGACCCGGAGCTGCAGAGACAGGCCGGGACAATCGTCCGCGCCGGCGACCGGTTGCTCTCTATCGGCGAGAAGGTCCGCGAGTTCGACCGCCTGCAGGAGCAGGTGTTACACGCCCGCCCGGTCGCGCTTGACGAGGTGGTCGCGGCGGTCCGCGAGGAATTCCTGATGCAGTATCCGGACGCGACGATAACGACCGACATCGAGGTCGCGGACCCGACGGTCCACGCCCAGCCCGAGGTGCTGGAGCTGGCGCTGTCGAACCTGACCGAGAACGCCCTGAAACACGCGTCGGCGGACGGGCCCAGGGTGGGGATAACCATCGGGTCACCGCCGGGGGACGACTCGGTGGTCCGGCTCGAAGTCCGGGACGACAACGAGCGGATTCCCGACAGCGAGACCGCGGTGTTGCGCGAGGGGGACGAGACCCCACTCCAGCACGGACAGGGTATCGGTCTGTGGGTCGTGAACTGGTGTCTCACCGCGGTCAACGGT
- the asd gene encoding aspartate-semialdehyde dehydrogenase, giving the protein MSVRVGVLGATGAVGQRLIQLLDPHPEFEIAALTASEASAGKTYREAAKWRVDAPIPQDVAGIEVGETTPAAVPDDVDLIFSSLPSSVGEQVEPEFCEAGYVVSSNSSNGRMDDDVPLTIPEVNADHVDLIEVQRDERGWDGALLKNPNCSTITMVPALEALDRAFELTDVRVSTLQAVSGAGYSGVSSMEIIDNAIPHIGGEEQKMETESRKLLGEFDGADVQLHDMDVAASCNRIPTLDGHLENVWADTAEDVTAEEAAEAMEAVTGVDLHSSPAQLIKVFEEPDRPQPRLDRNTEGGMGVAVGGFRETTDGVQFNCLAHNTMRGAAGASILNGELLHKRGYL; this is encoded by the coding sequence ATGTCTGTACGCGTAGGCGTTCTCGGCGCCACAGGGGCAGTCGGACAGCGACTCATCCAGCTACTCGACCCGCACCCGGAGTTCGAAATCGCCGCACTCACGGCGAGCGAAGCCAGCGCCGGAAAGACGTATCGGGAGGCCGCGAAGTGGCGCGTCGACGCGCCCATCCCGCAGGACGTGGCCGGAATCGAGGTCGGCGAGACGACCCCCGCGGCCGTCCCCGACGACGTGGACCTCATCTTCTCCTCGCTTCCCTCCAGCGTCGGCGAGCAGGTCGAACCAGAGTTCTGTGAGGCCGGCTACGTCGTCTCCTCGAACTCCTCGAACGGCCGGATGGACGACGACGTCCCCCTCACCATCCCCGAGGTCAACGCCGACCACGTCGACCTCATCGAGGTCCAGCGCGACGAACGCGGCTGGGACGGCGCGCTCCTGAAGAACCCCAACTGCTCGACGATTACGATGGTCCCCGCACTGGAGGCCCTCGACCGCGCCTTCGAGCTCACCGACGTCCGCGTCTCCACGCTGCAGGCCGTCTCGGGCGCGGGCTATTCGGGCGTCTCCTCGATGGAGATAATCGACAACGCCATCCCGCACATCGGCGGCGAGGAACAGAAGATGGAGACCGAGTCCCGCAAGCTGCTGGGCGAGTTCGACGGCGCCGACGTGCAGCTGCACGACATGGACGTGGCCGCCTCCTGTAACCGCATCCCCACCCTCGACGGCCACCTGGAGAACGTCTGGGCGGACACGGCCGAGGACGTCACCGCCGAGGAGGCCGCCGAGGCGATGGAGGCCGTCACCGGCGTCGACCTCCACTCCTCGCCGGCCCAGCTCATCAAGGTGTTCGAGGAGCCCGACCGACCACAGCCCCGCCTCGACCGCAACACCGAGGGCGGGATGGGCGTCGCAGTCGGCGGGTTCCGCGAGACGACCGACGGCGTGCAGTTCAACTGCCTCGCCCACAACACGATGCGCGGCGCCGCGGGCGCGTCCATCCTCAACGGCGAACTGCTGCACAAGCGCGGCTACCTGTAA